One window of the Rhizobiaceae bacterium genome contains the following:
- a CDS encoding ABC transporter substrate-binding protein — translation MSSFRDFLGPKLNRRNMLQAASASAAAAVMPRILNIPSAYAQAGSTLVIAAPATPQSLDCNFDVSLGTFEAIAALYDGLLGFEKIPDAQAPDARREDIAFHGDKPGGVNMVGKLAESWELDPSGKRAVFKLRQGVMSNWGNELTAEDVRWTWNRAFELGALGAFYTAVTGLKKPDDVKVEDKYVVSFNVEEPNPLLLKIHTNLYTPVYDSVKCKAEGGTDDPWARKFIENNSAGFGPYQLQQLVRGQQAVFQARADYYGGKPAIDTVVFKEVPTSASRVQLLQGGAVDIAQYLQPLEIISLKNVPSVAVETVPASFMIWIELNAKIAPFDNVDVRRAMNFAFPQQEVIKAVYQDLASPLNGCMPNIYPGFSGEFYSYEHNLDKAKELLDKAGMGSGFKSTLAYNAGDPVQEPIAIIYQSALKKIGVELELKKVPAGSFYNFVTDRKQPMIFYVDSPWCPDPGYSLTLYFDSKSYVNYSNYANAEVDKLLAEMAATADENVRLAKAKEAQKIIMDEAPWTFVTYPNYTMARKADLKGWTYYTSNNIRFQDFSR, via the coding sequence ATGTCGTCATTTCGCGATTTTCTCGGGCCGAAACTCAACCGCCGCAACATGCTGCAGGCGGCTTCTGCCTCTGCCGCCGCCGCGGTGATGCCGCGCATTCTGAATATCCCGTCCGCCTATGCCCAGGCGGGCTCGACGCTCGTTATTGCCGCGCCCGCTACGCCGCAGAGCCTCGATTGCAATTTCGACGTCAGCCTCGGCACGTTCGAGGCGATCGCGGCGCTCTATGACGGTCTGCTCGGCTTCGAGAAGATTCCCGATGCTCAGGCCCCTGACGCCCGCCGCGAGGACATCGCATTCCACGGCGACAAGCCCGGCGGTGTCAACATGGTCGGCAAGCTGGCGGAAAGCTGGGAGCTCGATCCGAGCGGCAAGCGCGCCGTCTTCAAGCTGCGTCAGGGCGTGATGAGCAACTGGGGCAACGAACTCACCGCCGAGGACGTGCGCTGGACCTGGAACCGCGCCTTCGAACTCGGCGCGCTGGGCGCCTTCTATACGGCCGTGACCGGCCTCAAGAAGCCCGACGACGTGAAGGTCGAGGACAAATACGTGGTGTCCTTCAATGTGGAGGAGCCGAACCCGCTTCTGCTGAAGATTCACACCAATCTCTATACGCCCGTCTACGACAGCGTGAAATGCAAGGCGGAAGGCGGCACGGACGATCCGTGGGCGCGCAAGTTCATCGAGAACAACAGCGCCGGCTTCGGCCCCTATCAGCTACAGCAGCTGGTGCGCGGCCAGCAGGCCGTCTTCCAGGCTCGCGCCGACTATTATGGCGGCAAGCCGGCGATCGATACCGTCGTGTTCAAGGAGGTGCCGACCTCGGCGTCGCGCGTCCAGCTTCTGCAGGGCGGCGCGGTGGACATCGCGCAGTACCTGCAGCCGCTGGAGATCATCAGCCTGAAGAACGTGCCGAGCGTCGCGGTCGAGACCGTGCCGGCTTCGTTCATGATCTGGATCGAGCTCAACGCCAAGATCGCGCCGTTCGACAATGTCGACGTGCGCCGCGCCATGAACTTCGCCTTCCCTCAGCAGGAAGTAATCAAGGCTGTCTACCAGGATCTCGCCAGCCCGCTGAACGGCTGCATGCCCAACATCTATCCGGGCTTCTCGGGCGAGTTCTACAGCTACGAGCACAATCTCGACAAGGCCAAGGAGCTTCTGGACAAGGCCGGAATGGGTAGCGGCTTCAAGAGCACCCTCGCCTACAATGCGGGCGACCCGGTGCAGGAACCCATCGCCATCATCTACCAGTCCGCGCTGAAGAAGATCGGTGTTGAGCTGGAACTGAAGAAGGTGCCGGCCGGCTCGTTCTACAACTTCGTCACCGACCGCAAGCAGCCGATGATCTTCTACGTCGACAGCCCATGGTGCCCGGACCCGGGCTATTCGCTGACGCTCTACTTCGACAGCAAGAGCTACGTGAACTACTCGAACTACGCCAATGCGGAGGTCGACAAACTGCTGGCTGAAATGGCGGCGACAGCCGACGAGAATGTCCGCCTCGCCAAGGCCAAGGAAGCGCAGAAGATCATCATGGACGAGGCTCCCTGGACCTTCGTGACCTATCCGAACTACACCATGGCCCGGAAGGCCGATCTGAAGGGCTGGACCTACTACACGTCCAACAACATCCGGTTCCAGGACTTCAGCCGCTGA
- a CDS encoding ABC transporter permease yields the protein MTSAPQGAAAPQAAKDEEAGAAPASGRWSFFLAVLRTRPQFALGYGIVLLITLLAIFAPLIAPFDPEQANPSAFLQPPGWPYIMGTDATGLDIFSRVIYAPRIDLAIALAGTVVSAVIGSILGAVAGYYETKRGLGRMVSGFIMRSSDVIQAFPVFVFAIAVVAVLGQSLHSIVLAVAFVNAPIYLRLMRSQVLSVRRLRYVEAAYIAGTSDLGILTRHVIPNAMAPVLAQLSVNIGWAILLTAALSFIGAGVEAPTPEWGSMIAMGYQNIITGHWWPSIFPGLALALTIFGFSLVGASVEVLADPVRRGRMAGEIRDRRSRKAIAAASGRA from the coding sequence GTGACGTCGGCCCCCCAGGGCGCGGCCGCGCCCCAGGCAGCGAAAGACGAGGAGGCGGGCGCGGCGCCCGCCTCTGGTCGCTGGTCTTTCTTTCTGGCCGTGCTGCGGACACGCCCGCAGTTCGCGCTCGGCTATGGCATTGTGCTCCTGATCACGCTGCTCGCCATCTTCGCGCCGCTCATTGCGCCCTTCGATCCCGAACAGGCAAATCCCTCGGCATTCCTGCAACCGCCGGGATGGCCATATATCATGGGCACGGACGCGACCGGGCTCGACATCTTCTCACGCGTCATCTACGCGCCGCGCATCGATCTTGCCATTGCGCTTGCCGGCACCGTCGTGTCCGCCGTGATCGGCTCGATCCTCGGCGCGGTTGCCGGCTATTACGAGACCAAGCGCGGTCTCGGCCGCATGGTATCGGGTTTCATCATGCGCAGCTCGGATGTCATCCAGGCCTTTCCGGTCTTCGTCTTCGCCATCGCCGTCGTCGCCGTGCTGGGGCAGAGCCTGCACTCGATCGTGCTGGCGGTCGCCTTCGTGAACGCGCCGATCTATCTGCGCCTGATGCGCAGCCAGGTCCTGTCGGTGCGGCGCCTCCGCTACGTGGAAGCGGCCTACATTGCCGGCACGTCCGACCTCGGCATCCTGACCAGGCATGTGATTCCGAACGCCATGGCGCCAGTGCTGGCGCAGCTTTCGGTGAATATCGGCTGGGCGATCCTGCTCACAGCTGCCCTCTCCTTCATTGGTGCGGGCGTCGAGGCGCCGACGCCCGAATGGGGCAGCATGATCGCCATGGGCTACCAGAACATCATCACCGGGCATTGGTGGCCTTCGATCTTCCCGGGCCTCGCGCTCGCGCTAACCATCTTCGGGTTCTCGCTCGTCGGCGCCAGCGTCGAGGTGCTGGCCGATCCCGTTCGCCGCGGCCGGATGGCCGGCGAAATCCGCGACCGGCGCAGCCGCAAGGCCATCGCCGCCGCGTCAGGCCGGGCATAG
- a CDS encoding ABC transporter ATP-binding protein, with protein sequence MAASVKDETRAGPATAEPLLECDGVSVAFPRYGTASSEALRDVSLTIRRGEILGLVGESGSGKTMLARAIMRLVPQPGEITTGTVKFEGKDLGKLDEESLRRMRGRDIAMIISNPRGELDPLQTVGQQIGNVLRHHLDLDRRQIRERALDLLKQVSIPDPQRRLDAYPHELSGGMAQRVVIAIALACSPRFIISDDATSGLDVTVQAQVLELIRNLVSERGTSMMFITRDIGITAHYCERIAIIYAGEIMEVADREVFFDDPQHPYTVLLLAAFAQNERLRRYWLGEDKVRENIGPSPVGCSFQNRCVRAQERCRGDHPALTERRPGHFVRCHFPVERP encoded by the coding sequence ATGGCCGCGAGCGTAAAAGACGAGACACGGGCCGGGCCGGCGACGGCGGAACCGCTGCTCGAATGCGACGGCGTGTCGGTAGCGTTTCCGCGCTACGGGACAGCGTCGTCCGAGGCGCTGAGGGATGTCAGCCTGACGATCCGTCGCGGCGAGATTCTGGGTCTCGTCGGCGAATCCGGCTCCGGCAAGACCATGCTGGCGCGCGCGATCATGCGGCTCGTGCCGCAGCCCGGCGAAATCACCACCGGAACGGTCAAATTCGAGGGCAAGGACCTCGGCAAGCTGGACGAAGAGTCGCTCAGGCGCATGCGCGGACGCGACATCGCCATGATCATCTCCAATCCGCGCGGCGAACTCGACCCGCTGCAGACCGTAGGGCAGCAGATCGGCAACGTCCTGCGCCATCATCTCGACCTGGATCGCAGGCAGATACGCGAACGCGCGCTCGACCTTCTGAAGCAGGTCAGCATTCCCGACCCGCAACGGCGGCTGGACGCCTATCCGCACGAGCTTTCCGGTGGCATGGCGCAACGTGTGGTCATCGCCATCGCGCTCGCCTGCTCGCCGCGCTTCATCATCTCCGACGACGCGACGAGCGGCCTCGACGTGACCGTCCAGGCGCAGGTGCTGGAACTGATCCGCAATCTCGTGAGCGAGCGCGGCACGTCGATGATGTTCATCACCCGCGACATCGGCATCACCGCGCATTACTGCGAGCGTATCGCGATCATCTATGCCGGCGAGATCATGGAGGTGGCCGACCGTGAGGTCTTCTTCGACGATCCGCAGCATCCCTACACGGTTCTTCTGCTGGCCGCTTTCGCCCAGAACGAGCGCTTGCGGCGCTACTGGCTGGGCGAAGACAAGGTGCGGGAAAACATCGGTCCGAGCCCGGTCGGATGCTCCTTCCAGAACCGCTGCGTGCGAGCGCAGGAGCGCTGCCGCGGCGATCATCCGGCGCTGACGGAACGCCGGCCGGGACATTTCGTGCGTTGCCATTTTCCGGTGGAGCGGCCGTGA
- a CDS encoding ABC transporter permease has protein sequence MQILTYIGRRLIFVGPQLIGILLVTFLLLKLIPGDPAVMMLGPFATDEGLARLRAELGLDRSIVEQFGIYLWRVLHWDLGTSWQTTMPVTSDLAQRFPATLELVTLSLLLALAIGLPLGVVGARNKDGIVRKFADYYGLAAGALPDFWFGLVLIFVFYTMLGMVPAPLGRIDFTIIPPPDVTGSLLIDSLISGNWPALKNAAGHLILPVLTLGIINAAPILKMTVSTMERMLEADFSRYAEMCGLPRNVVARKALRNSLPSIITIVSVLYGFLIGGAVLVEIVFSWGGAGQYAVQGVLNADLNPVLGFVLYSAILSLVIYLIVDLIYFAIDPRMR, from the coding sequence ATGCAGATCCTCACCTATATCGGCCGCCGCCTGATCTTCGTCGGACCGCAACTGATCGGCATCCTGCTCGTCACCTTCCTTCTCCTGAAACTCATTCCCGGCGACCCGGCGGTGATGATGCTCGGCCCGTTCGCGACGGACGAAGGCCTCGCCCGGCTGCGCGCCGAACTCGGCCTCGACCGCTCCATCGTCGAGCAGTTCGGCATCTATCTCTGGCGCGTGCTGCACTGGGACCTCGGAACCTCCTGGCAGACGACGATGCCGGTGACGTCGGACCTCGCGCAGCGCTTTCCGGCGACGCTGGAACTGGTGACCCTTTCGCTGCTGCTCGCGCTCGCCATCGGCCTGCCGCTCGGCGTCGTCGGCGCCCGCAACAAGGACGGCATTGTCCGCAAGTTCGCCGACTATTACGGGCTGGCGGCCGGCGCCCTGCCGGATTTCTGGTTCGGCCTTGTGCTGATCTTCGTGTTCTACACGATGCTTGGCATGGTCCCGGCGCCTCTCGGCCGCATCGACTTCACCATCATTCCGCCGCCCGACGTCACCGGTTCGCTCCTCATCGACAGCCTGATCAGCGGCAACTGGCCGGCGCTCAAGAATGCGGCCGGACATCTCATCCTGCCGGTGCTGACGCTCGGCATCATCAACGCCGCGCCGATCCTGAAGATGACGGTGTCGACGATGGAGCGCATGCTGGAGGCCGATTTCAGCCGCTATGCCGAGATGTGCGGGCTGCCCCGGAACGTGGTGGCGCGCAAGGCGCTCAGGAACTCCCTGCCCTCGATCATCACCATCGTCAGCGTGCTCTACGGCTTTCTCATCGGCGGCGCGGTGCTGGTCGAGATCGTGTTCAGCTGGGGCGGAGCCGGACAGTATGCGGTGCAGGGCGTGTTGAACGCAGACCTCAATCCGGTCCTCGGTTTCGTGCTTTATTCCGCCATCCTGTCGCTGGTCATCTATCTGATCGTCGACCTGATCTACTTCGCCATCGATCCGAGGATGCGCTGA
- a CDS encoding SDR family oxidoreductase, translating into MGKLDGKVAVITGGGSGIGRGVAKLFASEGAYVGIFDLNAANAKAVADEIAAAGGKAAIATGDVSKEEDVAAGLKSLVAALGDVDIMVNNAGMDTTHELDGMPTDMWDRMIDVHLRGTFLFTRAVLPAMKRKKWGRIINLSSQLAHKGAPTMVHYVAAKAGIMGFTRALAYEVARDGITVNCVNPGPINTPLLSGLPQDWLERKKGELPIGRFGEVDEVAPVFLLLASDEGSYFVGASLNVNGGDYMI; encoded by the coding sequence ATGGGCAAGCTCGACGGAAAGGTTGCCGTCATCACCGGCGGCGGGAGCGGCATAGGACGGGGCGTGGCCAAACTCTTCGCCAGTGAAGGCGCGTACGTCGGCATCTTCGATCTCAACGCCGCCAACGCCAAGGCCGTCGCAGACGAGATCGCCGCCGCGGGCGGCAAGGCGGCGATCGCGACCGGCGATGTCAGCAAGGAGGAAGACGTGGCGGCCGGCCTGAAGTCTCTGGTCGCGGCGCTGGGCGACGTCGACATCATGGTCAACAATGCCGGCATGGACACCACTCATGAGCTCGACGGCATGCCCACAGACATGTGGGACCGGATGATCGACGTTCACCTGCGCGGCACCTTTCTGTTCACCCGCGCCGTGCTGCCGGCGATGAAAAGGAAGAAGTGGGGCCGCATCATCAATCTTTCCTCGCAGCTCGCTCACAAGGGCGCGCCGACGATGGTCCACTACGTCGCGGCGAAGGCGGGCATCATGGGTTTCACGCGCGCCCTCGCCTATGAGGTCGCGCGCGACGGCATCACCGTGAACTGCGTCAACCCCGGTCCGATCAATACGCCGCTGCTCAGCGGCCTGCCGCAGGACTGGCTTGAAAGGAAGAAGGGCGAACTGCCGATAGGCCGCTTCGGCGAGGTCGACGAGGTGGCGCCCGTGTTCCTCCTGCTGGCTTCGGACGAAGGATCGTATTTCGTCGGCGCCAGCCTCAACGTCAATGGCGGCGACTACATGATCTGA
- a CDS encoding ABC transporter ATP-binding protein, producing the protein MSVLTVDELVQHFPIAGSKSVVRAVNGVSFSLDKGETLALVGESGSGKTTIGRCVLGLIEPTGGRIEYNGMVLGGRRTVRSPDLRGKLQLVFQEPAESLNPRMRVFEQIDEPLRALKLTRPDREKKVRQAARRVGLAEALLERYPAEISMGLQQRVGVARAMISEPEIVVLDEPTSALDPTARAEIIDLLIRIQRELGTAYLFISHDLSAVRHISHRIAVLYLGKIVEQGPSAKLFAQPSHPYSVALLSSVLLPNPRIRAGGKIRLAGEIPSPINLPPACYLAGRCPMVIDPCREKMPPVETVAENHTVRCYRHEEVAALDKNFDSFGRFQSEADRILGAGVPVAAAN; encoded by the coding sequence GTGAGCGTCCTGACCGTAGACGAGCTTGTCCAGCACTTTCCGATCGCGGGCTCGAAATCCGTCGTGCGCGCCGTCAACGGGGTCTCCTTTTCGCTCGACAAGGGGGAGACGCTGGCGCTGGTCGGGGAGTCGGGCTCAGGCAAGACCACGATCGGCCGCTGCGTGCTCGGCCTCATCGAACCCACCGGCGGACGCATCGAATACAATGGCATGGTGCTTGGCGGCCGCCGGACGGTCCGTTCGCCCGACCTGCGGGGCAAGCTGCAGCTTGTCTTCCAGGAGCCGGCCGAATCCCTCAATCCGCGGATGCGCGTCTTCGAGCAGATCGACGAGCCGCTGCGCGCCCTGAAACTGACGCGGCCGGACCGCGAGAAGAAGGTGCGCCAGGCCGCCCGCCGCGTCGGGCTGGCCGAAGCGCTTCTGGAGCGCTATCCGGCCGAAATCAGCATGGGCCTTCAACAGCGCGTCGGCGTGGCGCGCGCCATGATCTCCGAGCCGGAGATCGTCGTGCTCGACGAGCCGACTTCGGCGCTCGATCCCACGGCCCGAGCGGAAATCATCGACCTTCTCATCCGCATCCAGCGCGAACTCGGCACGGCCTATCTCTTCATCAGCCACGACCTTTCGGCGGTGCGCCATATCAGCCACCGCATCGCCGTTCTCTATCTCGGCAAGATCGTGGAACAGGGACCGTCCGCGAAGCTTTTCGCGCAGCCCTCACATCCCTATTCCGTCGCGCTGCTGTCATCCGTGCTGCTGCCCAATCCGCGCATCCGCGCCGGCGGCAAGATTAGGCTTGCCGGGGAAATCCCGAGCCCGATCAACCTGCCGCCCGCCTGCTATCTGGCCGGCCGCTGCCCCATGGTCATCGATCCGTGCCGCGAGAAGATGCCGCCGGTCGAGACAGTTGCGGAGAACCATACGGTGCGCTGCTACCGACACGAGGAGGTCGCTGCGCTGGACAAGAATTTCGACAGTTTCGGCCGCTTCCAGAGCGAGGCGGACAGGATTCTCGGCGCGGGCGTTCCGGTCGCTGCCGCAAACTGA
- the mobA gene encoding molybdenum cofactor guanylyltransferase MobA codes for MRLNVAGVVLAGGRARRMGSDKSLVTLAGQPLVSLVVERLRPQVEELVISANGDPGRFGFLGIDVVADSIGGFAGPLAGILTGLQWARNRGFGHVISVATDMPFFPQDLVMRLRDTGDGDAIHVARSGGRPHPVFSLWPVSAIDPVLAFLQSGEKTSVLRLIETRPHRYVDFALLDTGGGKIDPFFNINTPDDLETAERIMAGFQP; via the coding sequence ATGCGGTTGAACGTTGCCGGCGTCGTCCTCGCAGGCGGACGCGCGCGGCGCATGGGTTCCGACAAGAGCCTCGTGACGCTCGCCGGACAACCGCTCGTCTCGCTCGTCGTCGAACGCTTGCGGCCGCAGGTGGAAGAGCTTGTGATCAGCGCCAACGGCGATCCCGGACGCTTCGGCTTTCTCGGCATCGATGTCGTCGCTGACAGTATCGGCGGCTTCGCCGGGCCGCTGGCTGGAATCCTGACAGGCCTTCAGTGGGCGCGGAACCGTGGCTTCGGCCACGTGATCTCGGTCGCCACCGACATGCCGTTCTTTCCGCAAGACCTCGTGATGCGGCTTCGAGACACGGGCGATGGTGATGCGATCCATGTCGCGAGAAGCGGAGGCCGCCCGCACCCCGTTTTCAGCCTCTGGCCTGTGAGCGCCATCGATCCCGTCCTTGCGTTTCTTCAATCGGGAGAAAAGACGAGCGTGCTCCGGTTGATCGAGACCAGGCCGCATCGTTACGTCGACTTTGCCCTTCTCGACACGGGCGGCGGCAAGATCGATCCGTTCTTCAACATCAATACGCCGGACGACCTCGAGACGGCGGAGCGCATCATGGCGGGGTTCCAACCATGA
- a CDS encoding ABC transporter substrate-binding protein, which produces MRISKRLILAVSAAALALSLGAAQAQETLKIGTEGAYPPFNNLTADGKLEGFDIDIANALCEEMKVTCEFVTQDWDGIIPALQAGKFDAIIASMSITDERKQKVDFSEKYYNTPSALAAPKDTELKGVTKEDLAGKSIGAATSTTHLNYAQKTYTDSDVKGYPSSPEEQLDLANGRLDAIQDDIVVLSQWLDSPDGACCKILGVPEPQPVEIFGPGAGIAVRKGETALADRFSAAIKAIRANGKYKEINDKYFKFDVYGAEN; this is translated from the coding sequence ATGCGTATTTCCAAGCGTTTAATCCTGGCCGTCTCGGCCGCCGCGCTGGCGCTTTCGCTCGGCGCCGCGCAGGCGCAAGAGACGCTGAAGATCGGCACGGAAGGCGCCTATCCGCCCTTCAACAACCTGACCGCCGACGGCAAGCTGGAAGGTTTCGACATCGACATCGCGAATGCGCTTTGTGAGGAGATGAAGGTGACGTGCGAATTCGTCACGCAGGACTGGGACGGCATCATCCCCGCGCTGCAGGCCGGCAAGTTCGACGCCATCATCGCGTCCATGTCGATCACCGACGAACGCAAGCAGAAAGTGGACTTTTCGGAGAAGTACTACAACACGCCGTCGGCGCTTGCGGCTCCGAAGGACACCGAACTCAAGGGCGTGACCAAGGAAGATCTGGCTGGCAAGTCGATCGGTGCCGCGACCTCGACGACGCACCTGAACTACGCCCAGAAGACCTACACCGACAGCGACGTGAAGGGCTATCCGTCAAGCCCCGAGGAGCAGCTCGATCTCGCCAATGGCCGTCTCGACGCCATTCAGGACGACATAGTGGTGCTCAGCCAATGGCTGGATTCTCCTGACGGCGCGTGCTGCAAGATCCTCGGCGTGCCGGAACCCCAGCCGGTCGAGATCTTCGGACCGGGCGCGGGCATCGCCGTCCGCAAGGGTGAGACGGCGCTGGCCGACCGCTTCAGCGCTGCGATCAAGGCCATCCGCGCCAACGGAAAATACAAGGAAATCAACGACAAGTACTTCAAATTCGACGTCTACGGCGCCGAAAACTGA
- the mobB gene encoding molybdopterin-guanine dinucleotide biosynthesis protein B: MRHSVFGITGWKNSGKTTLTERLVAELSGRGWSVSTIKHAHHDFDIDIEGTDSFRHRAAGAREVAVVSGRRWALMHELRGEDEPALDAILERIAPCDLVLVEGYKRETHKKIEVRRLGAKDTRPLAPGDPNIVAVAADRPQPDEALPVFDVDDVAVVADFIEKTMKLTRR; encoded by the coding sequence ATGAGACATAGCGTCTTCGGCATCACCGGCTGGAAGAATTCCGGCAAGACCACGCTGACGGAGCGGCTTGTGGCGGAATTGAGCGGTCGCGGCTGGTCCGTTTCGACCATCAAGCATGCGCACCACGATTTCGACATCGACATCGAAGGCACCGACAGTTTCCGGCATCGCGCCGCAGGCGCCCGCGAAGTCGCGGTGGTCTCGGGGCGGCGCTGGGCGCTCATGCACGAACTGCGCGGTGAAGACGAGCCGGCGCTCGACGCCATTCTCGAACGCATTGCGCCCTGCGACCTGGTGCTCGTGGAAGGCTATAAGCGCGAGACGCATAAAAAAATCGAGGTGCGGCGCTTGGGCGCGAAGGACACACGGCCGCTGGCGCCGGGCGACCCGAACATCGTCGCGGTCGCGGCCGATCGCCCCCAGCCTGACGAGGCCCTTCCGGTCTTCGACGTGGACGACGTCGCAGTGGTCGCGGACTTCATCGAAAAGACGATGAAGCTGACCCGCCGCTGA
- a CDS encoding DMT family transporter, whose protein sequence is MSVSMAAFTLNDALVKAVSEHMNMGQVMFIRGLFATMLLLVLAWYQDGLGGFRNTLQPIVGLRTIGELGATLFYLIALAHLPLANVSAVFQALPLAVTLGAVLFFREPVGWRRWIAIMVGFIGILIIVRPGLEGFTIYSVFTLICVVFCALRDLTTSRIPHSVGTLQLSIVTAGVVAVFGALLIVPMGGWSPISPYDLVLLFGAGILILVGYQTIIISVRGTDISFVAPFRYTSLLWALLMGLVLFSDFPDLPTLTGAVLVIGSGIYTLYRERVTGRAKVASGSTNAEMFPDGL, encoded by the coding sequence ATGTCCGTCTCCATGGCGGCATTCACGCTGAACGACGCGCTGGTGAAGGCCGTTTCCGAGCACATGAACATGGGGCAGGTCATGTTCATCCGGGGCTTGTTCGCGACGATGCTCCTGCTCGTGCTTGCATGGTACCAGGATGGGCTCGGAGGATTTCGCAACACGCTTCAACCCATAGTGGGCCTGCGTACGATCGGCGAACTGGGTGCGACGCTGTTCTATCTCATCGCGCTCGCCCACCTGCCTCTGGCGAATGTGTCGGCGGTGTTCCAGGCTTTGCCGCTGGCGGTCACGCTGGGTGCGGTCCTCTTCTTCCGGGAGCCCGTCGGCTGGCGACGGTGGATCGCGATCATGGTGGGTTTCATCGGCATCCTGATCATCGTGCGGCCCGGCCTAGAGGGCTTCACGATCTATTCTGTCTTCACGCTGATCTGCGTCGTGTTCTGCGCCCTGCGCGACCTCACCACCAGCCGTATCCCGCATTCCGTGGGAACTCTTCAGTTGTCGATCGTTACGGCCGGCGTCGTTGCCGTGTTCGGCGCTTTGCTGATCGTCCCCATGGGCGGCTGGTCGCCGATCTCCCCATACGATCTTGTTCTGCTGTTCGGCGCCGGCATACTGATTCTCGTCGGCTATCAGACGATCATAATATCCGTCCGAGGGACCGACATTTCGTTTGTCGCGCCATTTCGCTATACATCGCTTCTGTGGGCGTTGCTGATGGGACTTGTCCTCTTTTCGGATTTTCCGGACCTGCCGACCTTGACCGGCGCCGTGCTCGTCATCGGATCGGGAATCTACACGCTCTACCGAGAGCGCGTGACCGGACGCGCCAAGGTGGCATCCGGCAGCACGAACGCCGAAATGTTCCCGGACGGGCTATGA